The genomic window CGCCGAAGGTCTTACCGGGATATACCTGCCCCTGGCAACCCGTGAGGATGACATGGGCAGATCCGTTCAATCTTTCCATGCTTCCGATAAACCTCCGCACGTCCCGCTCGGCCCCCTCGGTCAGCGCACAGGCATTAACCACAATGACATCGGCGTCTTCGGGTGAAGCCGGCGAAAGCCCCGCCTCTTCAAGCCTGTTGGCGATCACATGGGTATCCCACTGGTTTGCCTTGCACCCCGTAGTATGGACGTAGTATTTCATCCGCCCCTTCACTTCGGCCCGAAGGGCGACATTTCCCTCAGCCTTTTTACTGCCCCGGGAATCACCGAAAGGGCGTAATCCACCTCGGAAGCCGTATTTTCGGGTCCAAGACTGAACCGTACCGAACTCCGGCAAAGGGCCTCAGGGATTCCCATCGCAGCAAGTACGTGAGATGGGTGGGCCGCTCCGGAAGCACAGGCCGCTCCTGAGGAGAGGGCAATCCCTTTAAGATCGAGGGCAATAACCAGGGACTCCCCTTCGGCACCCTCAAAACTCAGATTGATCGTATTCGGGAGCCTCCGTTCGGGGTCTCCATTGAGTGTCACCTTCTCCACATCGGACATTATTCCCTCAAGCAATTTTTTTCTGAGGGAGTCGATGTTATGGTTTCTCTCCTCGAAATCTCTCCGGGCGATTTCGCACGCCTTTCCGAAGCCGGCAATGGAGGGCATATTCTCCGTCCCCGCCCTCCGTCCGCCCTCCTGACCTCCGCCATGGATAAGGTTCTCGATCTCGAGTCCTTTTCTGATATAAAGAGCGCCCACACCTTTCGGGGCAGACATTTTATGACCGGAGAAGCTCGCGAGGTCCACGCGAAGGGATTCCACATCAATCGGCACCTTGCCCAGGGCCTGAACCATGTCCGAATGGAGGAGAACCCCCCTTTCCCTCGCGATCCCGCCTATTTCCGCAAGAGAGGAGACAGCGCCGGTCTCGTTATTGGCGAGCATGACGCTGATGAGCACTGTTTCCGGCCTGATCGCCGATTTTACCTCATCCGGCTCCACCCGTCCGTATCGGTCAACGGGGAGGTAGGTGACAAGGAAGCCGGATTCCTCCAGATACCTCATGCTGTTCAGAACGGCAGGGTGCTCCACTACAGTCGTGATCAGGTGATTCCCCCGGTCCCTTTGCGATCGTGCAGCCCCTTTTATCGCATGGTTATCGCTCTCGGAGCCGCAACCGGTGAACACGATCTCTTCAGGGGCCGCATGGATTATCTGCGCGACCAGCCCCCTCGCCTTTTCATAATGGCTTCTGACCTTTCGTCCTGCCCAATGAAGGCTGGAAGGGTTCCCGAAGAACTCATCGAGAAAAGGATGGATGGCCCGGGCCACCTCGGGATGAACAGGCGTAGTGGCGTTATAATCGAAGTAGACCTGCTTCATATGGTCAGTCAAAAAAGACGGTCATCGCCTTCACCGGGCACACCTTGACGCAAAGCTCGCACGCCACGCACCGCTCGTAATCGAAAAGAACTTTCATGTCGGTCCTGTCTATGTGCAATGCCTCGGGTGCGCAGACCCCGGTGCATACGCCGCAGTGTACGCATCTTAATTCATCCCTCTGGATATCCTGCTCTATGGGCTCGGTATCGATATTGAGGCTCTTTATATATTCGATCCCTTTCTCGAAATTCTCGTCGGTGCCCTCGATCTCCAGCACCATCATGGATTCGTGTCTGGGAGATATATTTGCCCGGAGAATATTGAAGACAAGGTCAAAATCCCGCGCCAGACGGTAGACTATGGGCTTATCTATCGTATTTCTCTTGAACCTAAGAATAATTCGCTTCTTCATGCCGGACCTCGCTTAATTTTTTCACTCTTCCTCACCGATTCCTTTCAGCTTTCATATCCTCACAAGCTCCATATCTCCCCACATGCCGATATGGTCGCCGAGCACCACGAGAACGGCCAGCACATCCGGGAAATTTTTCCCTTCATCGATGGCACGGGAGAGATCCTCTTTCTTCTTCACCATGTTGCCCACTTTCGTGGCAAGCCCGTCGGCAAAAAGCGCCGATCTTGCCACTACGCATACCGCGTCCGCCTTGCCGAAGCTCAGAGAGGGACCGACTGTGGCGGAGGAGGTGCATATGCCGTAAGGCCTCTCGTCCGGCCGCACTTTGATCCCTATCCGCCCGCTGAAAGGCGAATCGCCCGCGTAGATGAGCACCACCCTCTCCTGCCTGGTGGAAAGAGAGATATCGCCCCCGTTTTCTATCACATATTCATCGGAAAATAGCGAAATATCATTGCCCACGTGCTCCGCCAGGGCGCCCGCTACCGTGGCCATGGGTCCCACGCCGAGGGCGGCGGCGGCAACGATCATGCGGCGCGCCATAAGGGGAGCCAGGGCGTCGTCTTCAACAGGCGCGAGACTCTCCCTGAAAACCGGCCTTACCCGTATGTATTCTTCGAGCTGATTTCTATAAAAGAGCACCCGGTCCTCAATAAACCCGCTCAAATCACCCCTGGTACAGCAAAGCAGGTCCGTCTCCTTTATCTTCACCTCATAACAGTCAAGATCAGGAGGTTTGCCTGCGTGCCGATAAAATCGTTCTTCATACATAGTTGTTTAAATGCGGACCCTGAGCTTCGGGGGCGCTCCCGCCACGGATGCGTCTCGCCCGGTTTTTTCCGAATTCTTTTAAAGCCGCGGACTTAAATATAGCAAGGAC from Syntrophorhabdaceae bacterium includes these protein-coding regions:
- a CDS encoding cysteine desulfurase family protein, which translates into the protein MTDHMKQVYFDYNATTPVHPEVARAIHPFLDEFFGNPSSLHWAGRKVRSHYEKARGLVAQIIHAAPEEIVFTGCGSESDNHAIKGAARSQRDRGNHLITTVVEHPAVLNSMRYLEESGFLVTYLPVDRYGRVEPDEVKSAIRPETVLISVMLANNETGAVSSLAEIGGIARERGVLLHSDMVQALGKVPIDVESLRVDLASFSGHKMSAPKGVGALYIRKGLEIENLIHGGGQEGGRRAGTENMPSIAGFGKACEIARRDFEERNHNIDSLRKKLLEGIMSDVEKVTLNGDPERRLPNTINLSFEGAEGESLVIALDLKGIALSSGAACASGAAHPSHVLAAMGIPEALCRSSVRFSLGPENTASEVDYALSVIPGAVKRLREMSPFGPK
- a CDS encoding NIL domain-containing protein: MKKRIILRFKRNTIDKPIVYRLARDFDLVFNILRANISPRHESMMVLEIEGTDENFEKGIEYIKSLNIDTEPIEQDIQRDELRCVHCGVCTGVCAPEALHIDRTDMKVLFDYERCVACELCVKVCPVKAMTVFFD
- a CDS encoding UPF0280 family protein, giving the protein MYEERFYRHAGKPPDLDCYEVKIKETDLLCCTRGDLSGFIEDRVLFYRNQLEEYIRVRPVFRESLAPVEDDALAPLMARRMIVAAAALGVGPMATVAGALAEHVGNDISLFSDEYVIENGGDISLSTRQERVVLIYAGDSPFSGRIGIKVRPDERPYGICTSSATVGPSLSFGKADAVCVVARSALFADGLATKVGNMVKKKEDLSRAIDEGKNFPDVLAVLVVLGDHIGMWGDMELVRI